From Osmerus eperlanus chromosome 16, fOsmEpe2.1, whole genome shotgun sequence:
CGCGAGACTCTTCCGAAAATTTGGGGTCTGCAGGAGCATCTGTCAACAAGTGCTGGAGGTTGGGTCTGCTGCTTGGAGGCTGGACTGGGCCCTGCTACAACACAGGAGACAAACAGCAGGTCACACGACTGACAGAGCTGTACGTCAGTCAGTCCCAGAGAGCGCCCGCTCCAGTCATTCCATCAACGTCGTCCCTATGCAAAGCCCAACCCGACAGCAGTTACCAGCCTACAGGACGTGAATGTGACGGCTAAGGCCATTCGAGAATGAGAGAAAACATACACAACAAGGTGGAAAATTACCTTGGCTTGCCCGTGATGCTTTTGGGATTCTTGCGGAAGGACTGATTGGCTGCAGAGCGTGTGGAGATGGTGCGGGGCGAGGCCCTCATGAAGGATGATGGAGGAGTTTTGGGGATCTTCTTGCCCAGGTGGCCGATCCACTTCTTCTGCTCGTCCTGGGTGAGGGCCAGCAGGAGCATGTTCCGGGCAGACGTCACGTCGTAGTTgactgtgtgggggggagggggggtggagacaaaTGCAACAATGCTGAAAACACAAGCTTGCACAACTCGGTCTCCCTGCTGGGGAGAATGCATTAACATTCTCCCAAAACGTGAGGTCAAAAATTATTCCATCTAGAACAAAAACACATCTCTCTTCCCATGTGacggggcctgtgtgtgtgtgtgtgtgtgtgtgtgtaccgtaccTTTGCAGGGGGCGATGACGTCCTCCTTCTTGTCCAGGTGGTCCTTGTGGCACTTGACGTGGCAGCGGCGGCACTCGAGCGCGGCCGGGGGTTTGAAGACGTGCCAGAGGGGCTTGGAGCAGGCCTCGCAGTTGGAGGGGAAGTGGTACAGGGTGGGGATGAACTCGTGGCCCTTGTGAGGCAGGCAGTTGGTCTTGTCGCCCTGGGGGACCGTCTCGACGTCTGCCTCCTTCCTGCACTCGCCCTCGTTGGCATAGAGGAtctgaggagaggcagagagtgtgGGGGAGTGAGGGGACTGAAACACCTGCTGGACTGAaccaaaggggggggggggggtcctaccTGGAATATCCTGGGGATCTCCTCAGTTTCTGCCCGGTACACGTCTCCCTGGGTGACCGGCCTCACATGGAACAGTTTGCTGTGCGGGACGACAAGCCGTTAAGTCCGCCAGAAAGGCAAACCACATGGAGTGTATTCGCCCAATCACCCCCCAACCGTAGAACCAAACGTCCTCAGAGCAGGTGTGAGATAGGTAAATACAACAGAGCACTTTTGCAAATGAGACGTCAGACAACACGGCATCAGGCGTGGACAGCGGGGGCACTTACTCGATATCTAGTACCATGGAAGGGTTGGACTGCTCTTTATCCAGCTCGTCATTGTAGAACAGGATCTTCTTGCTGCTCACCACCACGTACTAGAGAAACACAAGAACGAGGTCACGTGTTCTGGGGACACAAGGAGCTGGGGTAACACAGAGGAGCATGGAGGAACAGGACCCCGAGCGTGGAGGGGAATCCTCTTGTTGTGACATACCTGCTTCTTCCAGCCGTATCGCTTGATATTAGCACGGTTAGGTATGGACAGCCACCCTTCCAATCGGGATTCTGCGGGTAGAGGAGCCAAGTTCAAAAACCAAGCCAGTGATGAGATACTAACCCAAAAAGGCCATGCAGTGATTAAATCCAAACTCGACTTGGAGAGCGGAGAACACAAATAAATAAGAGTCATGTGAGGACAAAAACCCGTAACTCGGTTGTTTCAAAACAACGTTTCTCACCGTCTGTGTTCCACTTAAATGTACGCACGcgatgtgcttttgtgtgtgaaagGCATCCCATGCTGGTAATCCACATTCGGCAGATCTAGATCCCATGCATAAAGGGGTATTAAGGGGTATCATGGGATTGTTCATGAATCAATAAGAAAGGCCCATTCGTGGCGTTCCTCCAGCAAGTCAGAGGTTTCAAACTATTTTAAGAAGGGGAGAGATCAGCGAGTGCACATAGTGTAAGCATGACATCGTTTTGGCTCGGCcaattggcttgtccttatcaTTGACTGTGACGCAGAGTAAATATTCTCTTTGTTGAATTCATCATGAAGGCTTCGGGCCACAAACACACTGGCTAGCCTGTGTACCGTTTGGATTATCGGTGGCATCTATGAAGTGTTACAGACTGTTCAGAAACTCGGCATGCACAACACAAGTTAGGGGAACTGACAAAGGCTTTACGCCCAGGGTGACAGAGTGAGGGAAGTTGGACGTTTCTGTGGTGATCATGCATCGACACAccaaacgtaaaaaaaaaaaaaaagtgcgtTTTGGAAGCAGACAGGAACTTAGCAGGGGTGTGGTCACGGTTTCCGCACACGTTTTGAAAGGTTCTCAGAGTGATGAGTTAACTCAGCCAGGGTGGAGTCTAGGTCTGGAGCGGGGACCTTTGGTGTCGATCGTAGCCTCAGTTGTGACACGCAAGAATCTCACAGCAAACATCATTAGCCAGTCCCATCCCCTGCACTTTAGAGTCAAATGTTGAGTAAAGtcctaaatacatttatttatacactCATTTGATTGGTCCCCATACAGCAATAAATACCTATTTTCTTGTCACTCAGAACAGCTTCTTTCAAAAGTGTGAAACAAAAAAGGTACTTTTCTCACCCTAAAGGCAAAGTGAAACTCAAAATGTGAACACGACAACAAAGACgagcgcgcacacgcacaagaCAGCACAGGCCAGGCACAACGGGAAGTCCAGACAGCAGGTTACTCACAGAGGGAAAAGAATAGACGTTACACAGATAACGAGAGCAAGGAGAACCAACTGGATATGAGGGAATAAGAGATGACAGACTttaaaccacacacaccaggaatcAAAATACAGAATAACACCTGACACCAGCAAACATGTAGATCAAAACATCAAGTCTTTCAACGAGCGCCACACTTAAAACCGGAGACAATCAACAAGGATGCTATTTGTTGAAACAGTCCACTAAACCCATAAAGGAACAATATGCACTTTAGATTTACAGTTAACCGTGCTGGCTGTGAACCTCTGTGTAGGATGGGTGATTTAGATGATGTGAAACTAACCATAGCCTTTTATGGGTAGCCAGCTACCCACTTTACTGCACGGTTCAAATAAACAGACAAGTACACTAGACGTTCTCTCTGTGTGGTTCTTCATGGGGGGCAATTTGGACCTTTCCACCGATTTAGGAACCTCTCTTGAACCTGGTCCCTTCCAACCAGAGGGCCTACGACCCTGCACGGGAAACTCAGATATAAGATCCGGTCTTAAATATCAGTTCTAGTAGTTCCACACATGTAGCATCCAGTGTCCCAGAATAGCTTTTTGTGTGTCACTTTGCAACCCTCATAAGCTAGTCCACATTCTCACATCAATGTAGAATGTGAATGTTAGATTTTTTCCAACAGGCCATTCAAGTCATTGATAGACATCGGCCCCTACGTACACAGCATGACTTACAACTTTTCATATGACTGAGGTCCTAACACAGTAATCAGATTCACCTATCAAAACGAACCCTCGCTTTTAGAATAGGACATTTAGGTGCCAATTCAGACATCCAAACTGTCGAAGCCTGACTTTCCCCTGTCTGTAGCCGGGATGGAGATTGTCCACAGAGGGAGATTGTCCTCTGTCGGGCCGGCTGtccgggagggaggagggatggggttgCTGGGGGGGGACCTTACCGGCCAGGTTGCTGTCCGTCTCGTCCGTCTGCAGGCTTGTGACGCTGGAGTTCTCCATGCGCAGGTGCAGGTCTTTGAGCTTCTCGCGGAGCTGCTCGATGTCGCTCTCCTTGCTGTCCAGCTGCATCTGCAGCTCGTTGCGGTAAGTGCACTCCTCGGACAGTtgctgtggagggggggagggggagcagggggtcaAATGAACCGTCTGAACCGGGTTGAGCTTTCACAAATCAACCGTGTTTGCTCTCTAAGAAGGTTGGATGCGAGTCAACATGTCATGCGACTGGTCGACATGTGCCGTTACTTCTGATTGGTGTCCCTGGCCAGGAGaacactccaccccccctccctcctccactgcgAGAGTCCCTGCTCACCGCCTGCATCTCGCTCAGCTCCTTCTGGTACTTGACGGCCATGTGGTTGAACTTGTCCTTCTCCTGGTTGAGGTCGAGCTGCAGCTTGcggttctccttctccttcttgcgCAGGTCGGCCGTGCTGCCCTTCTTCTTCTGGTCCAGCTTCATGTCCTTGCGGTTCATGATCTCCGCCAGCTTGTTCACCGCCTGGAGGGGAAACGacccccggggggggggggggggggggggagagagagagagacacggtgtGACCGAACGGCCGCGTTCAGAAGCGTTCACCGTGGCGGTGGGGACGTGAGGATCTGTCCAGAGGAGCGGAGCCCACACCTGGATCTTGAGCGTGCGCTCCGTGTGGAGGACCTTCTCGTAGTTGGCCTTGATGGCGTTTGCGATCTCCTCCTTCTGGGCTTCGTACTCTGCGGGAGGGAGAGGTACGGGGTGAGGACACCGGGTGGTTCCGGAGGAGCGGGTGTctagggggagtgggggacagTACCTTCCTCCTGAGAGTGCAGCTTCTCGGTGAGCTCCGTCTTCTCCTTGCTGAGGTGCTCCACGTCTTTGGTCAGGGTTTTGTTGGATTCCTCGagctggcggaggaggagacggcaggtgaggaaaaaacaaaacaacctaCCTCTCACTAGCATGGCAGTGATCTGTTCTTGTGTCAGCGccccaggaggtgtgtgtgtgtgtgtgagtgcgtggtaGCGTtgagggaggcgaggggggtGCGGACCCGTGCGATGGTGGCGTCCTTCTCAGAGCCCTCCTGCTTGTGGCGGGCTTGGGCCTTCTTGTTCTCCTGGCTGAGCTCAAAGTACTGCTCTTCCTGCAGCGCCCGGGCCAGCTGCTCCGACTCGGCCTTGGTCACCGTCAGGTCCAGCTGGGCTGACAGGGaatccctggacacacacacacacacacacgcaggggacacacacacaagtcagccCAGGTTGCCACATGTCTGCGAGTCGTAAGGCTGTGGCAGGTGCGTGCGGGGTGAAGGGGACGTCGTTACCTTTCACTGTGCAGATCCTGCACCTTCTTATGAGCATCCTGCACCTGGCGGTTCTTCTCCTCGAtctcctccttcagctccttcacctgGGTTTTGTAAAGTGTCTGAGAGAgccaggcggggggggggggggggaggaggagacgacCGTTACCCAGGGAAGCTCACTCACACAGGACTGGTGTACGGGGCGTTTagggggtggggaagggtgGGTTGTGGCTCTACTCACTGAGAAATACTGTTCGGCCTCCAGCTGGTCCTGCAGTTCCCTCATCTGTCCTTCGTTGCCCCTGTATTGCCTGGAAGACACACCACCCACATCCAAACACGGCGTGTCAGACGCTGAGGGCAGTGGGATTTTCACAGCACTGCAGTTACCAGCGCGACACCGAGTGAACTGTGCGCATCGGAGCCCTGGTCGTAGTTAGCGGGTGTGCTGCGTGACAAGGTATATTTGAGGGGTGCTTTCATACGCTGGGCAGTCTGAGGTGTTGAGCAgagtgcacacacccacactggggattaggagtgtgtgtgtgtgtgtgtgtgtgggagggagggaggggctgggtaAGCCTTAATCCTGTGGTGTAAACATTGTCGGCGAGCAGCTTTGGCCCAGACACCCTCTAAGCTGGAATAATAGGCCTTTTCTGGAATAACAAGCAATTGTAAGGCCATTGACACATTGACTTCTAAAGACTATTAGCAGATAGGGTTGGAACAAAAAGTGCCGTTTGGCTGCCTGGCGCTCGAGTGTGAAGTTTGTGAGGTGGTTGGCAATAGCTTATTTTCCCACAGGCTTGACTTGTGGCAGAAGAAGGGAATCGCTACAACAGGCTGTGCTCTCTAGACACACTCCCCCAACACGCTCCAACGGTCGGGGGTGTTTCCTACTTGGTGAGCTGCGCCAGCTGGAACTCGACGGAGCGCTTGCTCTCCAGCGCAGTGTTGATCTCCTGCTTCAGCTGCTTCTCGGAGCCCCGCAGGCGCTCGGCGTCCTGCAGGCGGCCCTTCAGGTCGCTCTGGGCCTGGAGCCGCTTGCTGGACTCCTGCTCCATCTGCATGCGCAGGGCCTTCACCTGGAGGGCGAGCAGGGGGGTCAGGGCACGTATACATGGGGATGGCTTTAGCCCAGTGGTTAGAGCTATTTGCCTGCAGTCGAGGGTTTGAATCCACCTCTGGGcgccgctttggataaaagcgtccgctAAATTAATgcgttgttgttattattagaaCGTACAATACACAGGAGGAGAAGGCTTGAATCACTTTGAATCTGCCAAATCGCATGCATTCCAAAAGGCTACTCCATAACACTGAGACCAGAAAGGACCAGGGACACTTGTTCAAGCAGGATCCCccctcatggggggggggggagggttctcTCACCtcgtcctccagcctctccttctGCTTCATCAGCTGCTCCATCTTCTGGACCGACTGCTTGAGGTCAAACTCCAGCATGGAGCACtgcttctccacctccaccaccctgctcTCCGCCCGCACCCGCGCCCCGCTCTCCTCCGACACCTTCTGCTGCACCGCTGCgggggcacacacgcacacacacacgggccgtGAGCCTGGGCCGTCCGTGGACTCAGTGGGAGGTGGCAGGGTTTCCCACAACACACTGCAGCTGAGgcagccgcctaagcaacacacgcctgccgcctgaACTACTTTGTCCAAAAAAACTGCAACTTTCGGAACTTTTGTAACGAAAGGTCCTAGAAGTTGATTGGTTGGCGTGACCCGCCTGAAAGGCTATACGACATGGGACAACTGGACTGGCTCAGCTTTCTTTAAGCTTCGAATCCTCAGCAGCTGAAAAGGTTTTCCAGAGGGGAAACGGGAGTTCAGCTGTTGCAGAAAGATGCTTTCAGTAGCAGTTGGAACCAATTTCCAGCGGCTGCTGTTTTTGGAGCGTGGGCTAGGCCCCAGCTTCATCTGTACAAGACACCCGGAGCAAAGTTCTGACACGCAACGTGGATTAAACTCCTGAATTCCTGCCTCTCATCCTGATGCCCTCTGGGTAAGAGTCTGTAGACACGGCTCTGGGGGAGAAgagcaggtggagaggagaggggaggagcagagatgggaggtgagggtaggagaaacaaggggaggagaggagaggaaaggggaggagaggaaaggggaggagaggaaaggggaggagaggagaggaaaggggaggagaggagaggaaaggggaggagagggggggttgggagcagaggagaggaggagcgtggCAGAACGCTGGAGTGCGGCCGGGGGCCAGACCTACCATGCATGGCGGCCGACTTGGCCTCCTCGATGGACTCGTACTTGTCGGTGAGCTGGGCCCTTGTCACCCTGTGCTCCGTGTGCTCCTGGTCCAGGCGCTGCTGCAGGGTCTTCAGCTTGTAGTTCAGGTCGATCTCCAGGCCGTTCCTCTCCTGCGACACACGACACGGCCACGCGTTTTACCGGAGAGACGAGCGTATCGAGGGAGAGCGTACCTGGCAGGAGGGCCGCGGGGGTTCACggcagtgtgttggggggggcgaCGGACCTTCTCCAGGTTGTTGCTCCTCTCCTGGGCCTGCTTGCGCTCCGTCTCCAGCTTGGACAGGCTGAGCTTCAGGTTCTTGTTGTCCTCCTGCAGCCCCGCCATCCGCGCTGagccacacagggagacaggacacTCTCACAACAGCCAACACAGGGAAAAATCACTGTGGAGGTCGCGGCCCACAGTTTACCACCCCTACTGCCATTTAGAACCAACTGACGTCCCAAGTCAGTTGGTTACATAAAAGACCCGCCCCTTTATCGTCTACAGGCATCAGTATGCTTGTTCGGATGGTCTTGATCTACTGAAATAAACGTGTGTTTATTAATTTGGGTTAATTTATAGCTTTAAGGAGGCCTTGAAGGCTCTTGATGAGAGATGCATGTCTGACAGATCCATCTGCAGCTCGGGGCGGCGTCAGTGTCCGGGCACGTCTCAGATCAGTGGGCAGGTGATGGATGGGGATGTTTAAAACTGGGGCTGGGATTCCTGCAGCTGTTTAATCAGGGAGGGAGGCCGTGGCTCCCAGCTCAACATGTTAACGAGGCTGAAACCGGTTTTCCCCACATCTAGATCCAACCGAATCCAACGCCAAGATCCGACGTCTAAAAACCCAGAAAAGCCAACCACCCGAATCCAGTTCTAGCTTATTTTtagcgtgcgtgcgcgtgtgtgtgggcgtggctGGGCTACCTTGCAGCTCGTGGATCTCCTCGGAGCCCTGGCTGTAGGTCCTCCTCTCTGAGTCCAGCGTggcctgcagcagcagcagctccttctccagctggcctcgctccccctcccagccccggctcctctcctgcagctccCTGTTCACGCCCTCCAGCTGGCTCATGGACTTGGACAGCTCCGTGTGGCTCTTCCTCAGGCGCGCCGCCGTGTCCGACTCGGCCCGCAGCAGGTCGTTGGCCTCCTCCAGCTGTCaatcagagggtgtgtgtgcggggggggttCAAGCTGCTGGTTGCGGAGATTCTGTAGACTTGTTATTTTTTCCTAGGATTGTTTATATAGTTGGGGCGGTCTAATGTGAATGATTCAAATGCCTTGTGTCTCGATGGGATTTGAATCAATCAAATTAAGACGTATAAAAGGGTACTCATCACCAAGCATAGGGATAATTTCacaaaataattcatttttctATCTTTCCTACCAGTACAAGCACATCTCCTATTGGACAGAACCACCCCCTTTCCCCCTGAGCAGATGACTGTACAAACACAGACCTCCAGATAAACCCCGCTAAACGCTCTGACCCATTAGTCTGGACAACACACCAGCATGTCCCCGATGAAATACATTTGTAGTTGCTTTTTTCCCCCTGttatggcagtgtgtgtgtgtgtgtgtgtgttcttacctgTTTCTGCAGCTGTACAATCTTGTCATTAGAGGCTTGAGAGTTTTGGTTCATTTTCCTCATGTCCTCCATCTGCTCCTTCAGAGTAGACACTGAAGAGAGCGGACCGAGAATTCAGATGAGCCGTCTCATCCAACAGACACGAGCAGAACAGGTTCATGCACATGGGGTCCAATCTGCCGTTTCACCCACTGTTGCTACGGCCAGGTTATTATGTGGAAATCCACTTAGTGCCGTCTCCTGGTACAACCTAATGGACGGTCTAAGAAGGCCCCCTGGGCATCCTCTCACAGCTAACCAGACCATGAAAAGAGGCTCTCGCTCTGGTGTTATCCATTTGGGACCAACATATGTTTGGGTCAGATCAAATAGctgaatggagggggggggggggggggggggagatacttTGCATGTCCGCAAAAAAATATATCATCATGCATTTTatagaatgagagagggggggggggggtagagaagggaggaagagaaggagggggtttGTGGTATACCCTCGTTCTCCAGGTTGCGTCTCTTCTCGGCCTCCTGGTCGCCCTTTCTTTGGTACTCGGTGGCCCGGTGCTGGATCATCATCTTGTCCTTCTCCAGCAGGGACACGCTGGCCTCCACACCCTTCCTCAGGTTGGCCTGGGGAGCAGgaccacccccacccgtcactaacaggaagtcacactcggccatcctgactggtGGCTTGtaacgtctggtgtgtgtgggcgaCACCCGTGTGTTTGCGTTGAGAAGACGCTCACCTCCTCGTCCAGCTCTTTCATGATTTTGTCCAGCTTCGTGTTCGAGGTCCTGGTGGAGAGAGCgcaaaatacatttcaaaataCATTGTGGCATCAGGtgttttgttttgcattttGGTCTGGGAAAATgcatatatacagtactgtgcaaaagtcttaggcacaataaaaataaaaaaggttaaggaaaaatgctttaagaaataatgaaatTCAACAAAAAGTTTAGcaaaattgcacttttatactgctgcacaaataaaaaaattgtattacatatatttctttgattaaatggtgcattcaaatctgatacacttaaacgccgccctcgaaaaaatgcagcaacattaaatttagatttactataattctaatttatttttacTACAAATAGGTAATGTACAAAACTTTCTGCATCACTATTAGCatcctcatctgcctcctcaCCGAAGAGACACCAGAGAGGTCGCCTACTAATTAATAAACTGCTTTGCGCAATTCGTGTGTTGTTCTTAATTacgaattaaataataataataaaagctgccctcgtgtacacaccgccctcatCGAAACACGTAATTCAAGAAAAGCTGTAgcatttaattgaagaaatacagtataagacattatttgtgtacaaaatcttgggtgcccaagacttatgcacagtactgtatatatatatatatatatatatataatctggTTAGCTGTGAGAGGATGCCCAGGGGGCCTTCTTAGACCGTCCATTAGGTTGTATGTCCATACCTGCACTTGGCCTCCATCTCGTCCTTCAGCTGCATCTCACTGTTCAGCTGCTCTTCCAGCTGGTAGATCCTCTTCTGCAGGTTCTCCagctggacagacacacacacagccaaggcACAACATGGACATGTTAAATATATAGTCTGTGACAGACAAGAACGTTATCTTATCGCTAAACATAAAAACACAACGCTTGTGTGTTAAGTTGATTTCAGATGCACGTTTGTCCCAGGACAGGTTTtggagctgcagggagctgcGTCAGGCCAACTCACGTGGCTCTTATCTTCCTTGGTGGAGCTGCTGCGTTTCTCACTGGTCTTGGTGCTGGAGCTGCGGGtgaacctgaacacacacacacacacacacagagctctatCACAACAGCTTTAACACACACCTTTAGACTACACAGGGGCTCACGGCTCACTAGACTAGCCATGGAAGAGTACAACAGTCAACTCAGGACAGAGGGTTCAGGTAGGGGAGTGCTGCAGTCTTACTTTGAAGAACATACACCGGCTCACTGTCGGCCTGTGTCGGGGTACAAATTGAAACAGTGGCTCTCGTTCTCAGCATGAGCACAGTTCAATAGCTGACTGACTGCTGGAGCGAGTGAGGCGCCTGCACAATGTCGAAAGGTGTAGCTGAACCAAGATGGCCGCTGTGGagccatggagacagacaggtctcgGCCCTGTGCCGGCTGTGCGGCGGACTCACTGGTGGCTGCTGTAATAGGTGAAGCCCACGAAAGGGAGCTGGTTTCCCACGAAGGCCTTTGGTATGGGGAAGGTCTCCTCGTCCCCCCGGTCCTCCTCAATGTCGTCGAAGTTGCTGGTGTCGATGTCGCTGCTCAGCTCGGGCACCACGGGGGCGGCCGCTGCACACGGGGAGAGAcgagggggttgagggggaggggagagacagtggCCTCGTGCGCGGGCCCAACTATCCTATCATGTCACTGTGCGAGAAGCCCTGTTTGGGCAGAGGGAAGGGGGACGCGAACAGTGCCTTGGATCCTCTAGGTTCTCAGGTGTGTAAACAACGAGAGGCGAACACAACCGGCCAATCAGCCTGTGCTGGGAGCTGGGCCGCTGGAGGCACGGTGAAGTGCTGACTCCAAGCTGGGGGAGGGCCGAAGATCAACTTGCTCAACAGGGGCCGCAGAGGACGGACTTAGCCCTCCGTTCCTAATCTGGCCCTGCTCTAGTGGACGCAGTGGAGGCTAACGGTTAACCTggctgcacccctcccctcccccccgggcTGTCTGTGGTCCCTCGGCTGCCCCACACACTGAAACCACCCCTGGTCCTCACAGTAGGTCTGTTGGAGAACAGACATTACAGATGGGAACTTCACTGATCCCGAGAGGGATTTACACCATCACAGCAAAAGTGAAAAAGCAAGACGACGGAACACAATAAAACAAGTAGAAAGCATTGTCCCTAGGTACATTATAATAAATATGTATTCAGATACGAAACGTTACGAAAATATGAATTTGTCACGTCAGTATCAGATTGTCAACACTGCCGGTGTGGAGAGAAAGTCGAGGAGAAGGTGTCAAAGGGGAGCGCAGAATGTGAAATATCGGTGTGCCTCCGGCCCAACTCACTCTCCCTGATGTTCTCCCAGGTCCACTGGTCGTTCTTGAAGAAGGGGTGCCTCTTGATCTCGTCCACCCCGTTGCGTCCCAGTCGCACCTCTCTGAGGAGACACACCACCAGCACGCAGGTCAGGCGATATCACAGCCTATGGCTTGGGAAGCAGTCCACATCTCTACATTCAAGGGGAACTGCAGTGTTCTCGTGCAAGAACCACATCAGCGCAGTTGAGTGGCAGTACTAGGCTGGATCTCGTCCTTAACCGCCAGTGTTGCTTTGGTACCGACACTGGAAAGCACCCGATGGCGTTTTAAGCGCTGATATCTTCATGTGCCGCGCCCCATCAGCAAGTCAATGACAATCGTGAGTTAACTCCTTGCTGTTAGACCAGGAGGGGAAAAAAGTGAAGGATCAATAACTGGGCCCTCGGTGCCTCAATCTCACCTGTCGGTCAAGAACGCACAGATGAGGTTTTTGGCATCCTTGGATATGTCGCTGTCCTCGGGGAAGGTCAGCGCGTTTTTGTGATTCATGATCTTGCTGTAGGTCCCCACCAGCGAGTCGGCGTAGAAAGGCGTGTCGCCTGCAGCGGACGGACACAGCCATGGGTTAGGAGAACGGCCACGAGTGAATCCTaaacaacccccaccccccccctcaaaacaaaacacagagCGCATGACCGGGCCTGCTGGAGGTCTGGTTCTATTCCAGAGGCTCCTGTCGACGTTTCAGTGggaaattacattttacatttagtcatttagcagacgctcttatccagagcgacttacagtaagtacagggacattccccccgaggcaagtagggtgaagtgccttgcccaaggacacaatgtcatttggcacggctgggaatcgaactggcaaccttcagattactagcccgactccctcaccactcagccatcttaAGTGAAATGACTTAAGATCCTCTAAAAGTGGTCGATATACAACACAAGGGAAagcacagccctgcagcagTAACATACGAGTCTGCACAACTCGGTT
This genomic window contains:
- the rock1 gene encoding rho-associated protein kinase 1 isoform X2; the protein is MSAGESLEARFEKIDAMLKDPKSEINTDCLLDGLDALVYDLDFPALRKNKSIDNFLNRYKDTISKIRDLRMKAEDYEVVKVIGRGAFGEVQLVRHKATRKVYAMKLLSKFEMIKRSDSAFFWEERDIMAFANSAWVVQLFYAFQDDRYLYMVMEYMPGGDLVNLMSNYDVPEKWARFYTAEVVLALDGIHAMGFIHRDVKPDNMLLDKAGHLKLADFGTCMKMNKDGMVRCDTAVGTPDYISPEVLKSQGGDGYYGRECDWWSVGVFLYEMLVGDTPFYADSLVGTYSKIMNHKNALTFPEDSDISKDAKNLICAFLTDREVRLGRNGVDEIKRHPFFKNDQWTWENIRETAAPVVPELSSDIDTSNFDDIEEDRGDEETFPIPKAFVGNQLPFVGFTYYSSHQFTRSSSTKTSEKRSSSTKEDKSHLENLQKRIYQLEEQLNSEMQLKDEMEAKCRTSNTKLDKIMKELDEEANLRKGVEASVSLLEKDKMMIQHRATEYQRKGDQEAEKRRNLENEVSTLKEQMEDMRKMNQNSQASNDKIVQLQKQLEEANDLLRAESDTAARLRKSHTELSKSMSQLEGVNRELQERSRGWEGERGQLEKELLLLQATLDSERRTYSQGSEEIHELQARMAGLQEDNKNLKLSLSKLETERKQAQERSNNLEKERNGLEIDLNYKLKTLQQRLDQEHTEHRVTRAQLTDKYESIEEAKSAAMHAVQQKVSEESGARVRAESRVVEVEKQCSMLEFDLKQSVQKMEQLMKQKERLEDEVKALRMQMEQESSKRLQAQSDLKGRLQDAERLRGSEKQLKQEINTALESKRSVEFQLAQLTKQYRGNEGQMRELQDQLEAEQYFSTLYKTQVKELKEEIEEKNRQVQDAHKKVQDLHSERDSLSAQLDLTVTKAESEQLARALQEEQYFELSQENKKAQARHKQEGSEKDATIARLEESNKTLTKDVEHLSKEKTELTEKLHSQEEEYEAQKEEIANAIKANYEKVLHTERTLKIQAVNKLAEIMNRKDMKLDQKKKGSTADLRKKEKENRKLQLDLNQEKDKFNHMAVKYQKELSEMQAQLSEECTYRNELQMQLDSKESDIEQLREKLKDLHLRMENSSVTSLQTDETDSNLAESRLEGWLSIPNRANIKRYGWKKQYVVVSSKKILFYNDELDKEQSNPSMVLDIDKLFHVRPVTQGDVYRAETEEIPRIFQILYANEGECRKEADVETVPQGDKTNCLPHKGHEFIPTLYHFPSNCEACSKPLWHVFKPPAALECRRCHVKCHKDHLDKKEDVIAPCKVNYDVTSARNMLLLALTQDEQKKWIGHLGKKIPKTPPSSFMRASPRTISTRSAANQSFRKNPKSITGKPS